From one Esox lucius isolate fEsoLuc1 chromosome 11, fEsoLuc1.pri, whole genome shotgun sequence genomic stretch:
- the LOC109615482 gene encoding zinc finger protein OZF-like isoform X6, whose product MQREDKPSRLLSFHTEPKQESLDSDYEAQWALGDSEMASVKLEDKSQKLGLNVIIKDKEEEKNVVIINYGEGDLLIQDGIPEVETLGEKQQEDYNHKKSHHCPHCEKQFSSLSLLKKHIKIHTGEKPYSCSDCGKYFSRLGQLKVHQRIHTSDKPYSCSDCGKCFSQLGHFNVHQRIHTGDKPYSCSDCGKYFSGLDNLKVHQRIHTGDKPYSCSDCGKCFSQLGHLKVHQRIHTGDKPYSCSDCGKCFSQLGHLNVHQHIHTGDKPYSCSDCGNCFSHLGHLKVHQRIHTGDKPYSCSDCGKCFSQLGNLKIHQRIHTGEKPYSCSDCGKCFISSSVLHIHQRVHTGYKPYSCSDCGNCFSQLGHLKIHQRIHTGDKPYSCSDCGKCFSRFGHLKIHQRIHTGDKTYSCSDCGKCFS is encoded by the exons ATG CAGAgggaggacaaacccagccggctgctctccttccacactgagcccAAACAAGAGTCACTGGATTCTGATTATGAAGCTCAATGGGCATTGGGGGATTCAGAGATGGCATCAGTAAAGCTGGAGGACAAAAGTCAAAAACTGGGGCTGAATGTTATCATCAAAGataaagaggaggagaagaatgtgGTTATCATTAATTATGGAGAGGGAGATTTACTCATTCAAG atgggattcctgaagtggagacacttggagagaaacaacaggaagactACAATCATAAGAAGTCTCACCACTGTCCCCATTGTGAAAAACAGTTTTCATCTCtatcactgttaaaaaaacacattaagatccatactggagagaagccttactcctgttctgactgcgGGAAGTATTTCTCTCGATTAGGTCagcttaaagttcaccagcgcatacatactagtgataaaccttactcctgttctgactgtgggaagtgtttctctcaattaggtcacTTTAatgttcaccagcgcatacatactggtgataagccttactcctgttctgactgtgggaagtatTTCTCTGGATTAGAtaaccttaaagttcaccagcgcatacatactggtgataagccttactcctgttctgactgtgggaagtgtttctctcaattaggtcaccttaaagttcaccagcgcatacatactggtgataagccttactcctgttctgactgtgggaagtgtttctctcaactAGGTCACCTTAATGTTCACCAGCatatacatactggtgataagccttactcctgttctgactgtgggaattgtttttctcatttaggtcaccttaaagttcatcagcgcatacatactggtgataagccttactcctgttctgactgtgggaagtgtttctctcaattaggtaaccttaaaattcaccagcgcatacatactggagagaagccttactcgtGTTCTGACTGCGGGAAGTGTTTTATCTCATCATCTGTACTTCATATACATCAGAGAGTACATACTGGTtataagccttactcctgttctgactgtgggaattgtttttctcaattaggtcaccttaaaattcaccagcgcatacatactggtgataagccttactcctgttctgactgtgggaagtgtttctctcgatTTGGTCACCTTAaaattcaccagcgcatacatactggtgataagacttactcctgttctgactgtgggaagtgtttctcttgA